One Borreliella chilensis DNA window includes the following coding sequences:
- a CDS encoding membrane protein yields MRDIFFTFIFFSSFLSLYSSINLYFQKALTGKVAGNPIIDEKRDTITVLTKDRWLTTYTMSLEKKYSYRLNRIPYPFLLKDFDNGYYVITVRNEVQKIKRGKLVWKYKLDFSPLGIPAIGNDSILIPLVNESVVSVDLKSGEKIFEVNIGGRPATSPVVFDNGDFCIASENDAIFLFDSLGNKKWFSRLTSFPFLLMINTKKEVVVGHKSGHIVVYGRDFGEVITSIKLDFPINFLFEKFNGEYIAISSIGILFDLSRSYKLKFKKKMNFEIEKAVLYNNKNLLLSTKSNGILSLEEDFNVAFSDAKFKRLSGLSANSGIIVLGGDDWVLSTYYYEYDKELDVSVWNHYRGNKYNQGRIDLKERNFVNYDKNYLFLDEILNSGYSDAAYDKFLEILDFLATKHGNFPKKYLNLYEKAFNLWLLPEKGFDRIVSRGRLYKYFVYVNDEAAIKSFINLAIKERDINNIITIVQAITKFESYHGQDCSIYNYIQHIVLNYQGNLEIAYAVILNLRNVILNSTDRLLKLCKHKYINLLMFMKRQNFSENINKYINEIISSIQD; encoded by the coding sequence TTGAGGGACATTTTTTTTACATTTATTTTTTTTTCTTCTTTTTTAAGTCTTTATTCTAGTATAAACTTATATTTTCAAAAAGCATTAACTGGGAAAGTCGCAGGCAATCCAATTATTGACGAAAAACGCGACACTATTACAGTTTTAACAAAAGATAGGTGGTTGACTACTTATACAATGTCGCTTGAGAAGAAATATTCTTATAGATTAAATAGAATTCCATATCCTTTTCTATTAAAAGATTTTGATAATGGATATTATGTTATTACAGTAAGAAATGAAGTTCAAAAGATTAAAAGAGGAAAACTTGTTTGGAAGTATAAGCTTGATTTTTCACCTTTGGGTATTCCTGCAATAGGAAATGATAGCATTTTAATTCCTCTTGTTAATGAGAGTGTTGTTTCTGTTGATTTAAAGAGTGGAGAAAAAATATTTGAAGTCAATATAGGTGGTAGACCCGCTACTTCTCCTGTAGTTTTTGATAATGGTGATTTTTGTATTGCAAGTGAAAATGATGCAATATTTTTGTTTGATTCTTTGGGTAATAAAAAATGGTTTTCAAGACTGACGTCTTTTCCTTTTTTGTTAATGATAAATACAAAAAAGGAGGTAGTTGTTGGGCATAAATCAGGGCATATTGTTGTTTATGGTAGAGATTTTGGAGAAGTTATTACTTCTATTAAGTTAGATTTTCCCATTAATTTTTTGTTTGAAAAGTTTAATGGTGAATATATTGCAATTTCAAGTATTGGTATTTTATTTGATTTAAGTAGGAGTTATAAGCTTAAGTTCAAAAAAAAAATGAACTTTGAGATTGAGAAAGCTGTTCTTTACAATAATAAAAATCTTTTACTTTCAACCAAATCAAATGGAATTTTGTCTCTTGAAGAGGATTTTAATGTGGCTTTTTCGGATGCCAAATTCAAGAGGTTGTCAGGACTTAGTGCCAATTCAGGGATAATTGTCTTAGGAGGAGATGATTGGGTTCTTAGTACTTATTATTATGAATACGACAAAGAGCTTGATGTAAGTGTGTGGAATCATTATAGAGGCAATAAATACAATCAAGGTAGAATAGATTTAAAAGAGAGAAATTTTGTAAATTATGATAAAAATTATTTGTTTCTTGATGAAATTCTTAATTCTGGATACAGTGATGCTGCTTATGATAAATTTTTAGAGATTTTGGATTTTCTTGCAACTAAACATGGAAATTTTCCCAAGAAATATTTAAATTTATATGAAAAAGCTTTTAATCTTTGGCTTTTGCCAGAAAAGGGATTTGATAGGATTGTTTCAAGGGGCAGGCTTTATAAATATTTTGTCTATGTAAATGATGAAGCTGCGATTAAGAGTTTTATTAATTTAGCAATTAAAGAGAGAGATATTAATAATATAATTACCATAGTGCAGGCTATTACCAAATTTGAAAGTTATCATGGGCAAGATTGTAGTATATATAATTATATTCAACATATAGTGTTAAATTATCAAGGTAATTTAGAAATAGCGTATGCTGTAATTTTAAATTTGAGAAATGTAATTTTAAACTCAACAGACAGACTTCTTAAGCTTTGTAAGCATAAGTATATAAATTTATTAATGTTTATGAAAAGGCAAAATTTTTCTGAAAATATTAACAAGTATATTAATGAAATTATTTCAAGCATTCAAGATTAA
- a CDS encoding antigen, p83/100 encodes MKKILLIFSFFLVFLNGFPLNAREVDKDKLKDFVNMDLEFVNYKGPYDSTNTYEQIVGIGEFLARPLINSNSRSSYYGKYFIDRFIDDQDKKTSVDVFSIGSKSELDSILNLRRILTGYLIKSFDYERSSAELIAKVITIYNAVYRGDLDYYKEVYIETALNSLTKENAGLSRVYSQWAGKTQIFIPLKKNILSGKIESDIDIDSLVTDKVVASLLSENEAGVNFARDITDIQGETHKVDQDKIDIELDSVHESDSNITETIENLRDQLEKATDEEHRKEIESQVDAKKKQKEELDKKAINLEEAQQKLDSAEDNLDIQRDTVREKIQEDINEINKEKNLPKPGDVSSPKVDKQLQIKESLEDLQEQLKETSDEDQKREIEKQIEIKKSDEELLKSKDLSKDLKALDLNQKLNAEPSGKEKIKGKEEETSKSSKSHSSLEGLDNNESLMKLEDQKKLSKDKKLDNQNNLKSVTEIKKVDEISNSDTVSKEDISKKDSNLEKTKPQVESQPTSLDKDLSFAAIDSSIPVFLEVIDPLTNLGTLQLIDLNTGVRLKESTQLGIQRYGIYEREKDLVVIKMDSGKAKLQILNKLENLKVISESNFEINKNSSLYVDSKMILVVVKDNDVWRLAKFSPKNLNEVVLSEIKILPFTSFSVRKNFIYLQDELKSVVILDLNTLRKVK; translated from the coding sequence ATGAAAAAAATATTACTAATCTTTAGTTTTTTTCTTGTTTTTTTGAATGGATTTCCTCTTAATGCAAGAGAAGTTGATAAGGATAAATTAAAGGACTTTGTTAATATGGATCTTGAATTTGTAAATTATAAGGGTCCTTATGATTCTACAAATACATATGAACAGATAGTGGGTATTGGGGAGTTTTTAGCAAGGCCGTTGATCAATTCCAATAGCCGATCAAGTTATTATGGTAAATATTTTATTGATAGATTTATTGACGATCAAGATAAAAAAACAAGTGTTGATGTTTTTTCTATTGGTAGTAAGTCAGAGCTTGACAGTATATTGAATCTAAGAAGAATTCTTACAGGGTATTTAATAAAATCTTTTGATTATGAGAGATCTAGTGCAGAATTAATTGCTAAGGTTATTACAATATATAATGCTGTTTATAGAGGAGATTTGGATTATTATAAAGAGGTTTATATTGAGACTGCTTTAAATTCTTTAACCAAAGAGAATGCAGGTCTTTCTAGAGTATACAGCCAATGGGCTGGGAAGACACAAATATTTATTCCTCTTAAAAAGAATATTTTATCTGGAAAGATTGAGTCTGATATTGATATTGACAGTTTAGTTACAGATAAGGTAGTAGCGTCTCTTTTAAGTGAGAATGAAGCGGGTGTTAACTTTGCAAGAGATATTACAGACATTCAAGGTGAAACTCATAAAGTAGATCAAGATAAAATTGATATTGAATTAGACAGTGTTCATGAAAGTGACTCCAACATAACAGAAACTATTGAGAATTTAAGAGATCAGCTTGAAAAGGCTACTGATGAAGAGCATAGAAAAGAGATTGAAAGTCAAGTTGATGCTAAAAAGAAGCAAAAAGAAGAACTAGATAAAAAAGCAATCAATCTTGAGGAGGCTCAACAAAAATTGGATTCTGCTGAGGATAATTTAGATATTCAAAGAGATACTGTTAGAGAGAAGATTCAAGAGGATATTAACGAAATTAATAAGGAAAAGAATTTGCCGAAACCCGGTGATGTAAGCTCTCCTAAGGTTGATAAGCAGTTACAGATAAAAGAGAGTTTGGAAGATTTACAGGAGCAACTTAAAGAAACTAGTGATGAAGACCAAAAAAGAGAAATTGAAAAGCAAATTGAAATCAAAAAAAGTGACGAAGAACTTTTAAAAAGTAAAGATCTTAGTAAAGATCTTAAAGCATTAGATCTTAATCAGAAATTAAATGCTGAGCCTTCTGGTAAAGAAAAAATTAAAGGCAAGGAAGAAGAAACCAGCAAAAGTAGTAAATCACATTCAAGTTTAGAGGGTTTGGATAACAATGAAAGCCTTATGAAATTGGAAGATCAAAAAAAGCTATCTAAAGATAAAAAATTAGATAATCAAAATAATTTGAAATCTGTTACTGAGATTAAGAAAGTAGATGAGATTTCTAATAGTGACACTGTTTCAAAAGAGGATATAAGTAAAAAAGATTCTAATTTGGAAAAAACTAAGCCTCAAGTTGAAAGTCAACCTACTTCTTTAGATAAAGATTTATCTTTTGCAGCTATAGATTCCAGTATTCCTGTATTTTTAGAGGTTATTGATCCGCTTACAAATTTAGGAACGCTTCAGCTTATTGATTTGAATACTGGTGTTAGGCTTAAAGAAAGTACTCAGCTGGGCATTCAGAGATATGGAATTTATGAGCGTGAAAAAGATTTAGTTGTTATTAAAATGGATTCAGGAAAAGCTAAGCTTCAGATACTTAATAAACTTGAGAATTTGAAGGTGATATCTGAATCTAATTTTGAGATTAATAAAAATTCATCTCTTTATGTTGACTCTAAAATGATTTTAGTGGTAGTTAAGGATAATGATGTTTGGAGATTGGCTAAATTTTCTCCTAAAAATTTAAATGAGGTTGTTCTGTCTGAGATTAAAATTTTGCCTTTTACTAGCTTTTCTGTGAGAAAAAATTTTATTTATTTGCAGGATGAGCTTAAAAGCGTGGTTATTTTAGATTTAAATACTTTAAGGAAAGTTAAGTAA
- a CDS encoding endonuclease III produces the protein MFYNFFMINLDLIVDEALLRYPNVKPFLNYKNNYELLIMVILSARTTDNLVNKISPYLFERYKDFESLSRANVRDVEKLIYKTGFYSRKAKNIVNCSIDILEKFNGVIPNNIFDLVKLPGVGRKTANVILGSVYNKPAIIVDTHFSRVITRHALSLENSPIKIELDLKRRIKPSKQYRFSMAINKHGREICTSRSVSCVNCFLEKFAPRIC, from the coding sequence ATATTTTATAATTTTTTTATGATTAATCTTGATTTGATTGTTGATGAAGCTTTACTTAGATATCCCAATGTTAAACCTTTTTTAAATTATAAAAATAATTATGAACTTTTAATAATGGTTATTTTGAGCGCAAGAACAACAGATAATTTGGTAAATAAAATTTCTCCTTACCTTTTTGAAAGGTATAAAGATTTTGAAAGTTTGTCAAGAGCAAATGTGAGAGATGTTGAAAAATTAATTTATAAGACCGGTTTTTATTCAAGGAAAGCTAAAAATATTGTAAATTGTTCTATTGATATTTTGGAAAAATTTAATGGGGTTATTCCAAATAATATTTTTGATCTTGTTAAGCTACCTGGAGTGGGAAGAAAAACAGCAAATGTTATTCTTGGATCTGTTTATAACAAACCTGCAATTATTGTAGATACCCATTTTAGCAGAGTTATTACAAGGCATGCTCTTTCTTTGGAAAATTCTCCTATTAAGATTGAATTGGATCTCAAAAGAAGAATAAAGCCTTCTAAGCAGTATAGATTTTCTATGGCTATCAATAAGCATGGGAGAGAAATTTGTACTTCTAGAAGTGTAAGTTGTGTTAATTGTTTTTTAGAAAAATTTGCTCCAAGAATTTGTTAG
- a CDS encoding peptide ABC transporter permease, whose protein sequence is MKIDTITKKIYIVIFSLFIVLLIITPELVNENSKIAIYKKNPNKVYLKFIKNKPTPPTKDNPLGIDKMGRDIMARLIIATRNSILLSLSYATISAIIGIFIGTIIGMFGFEISMLISKPIEALQTLPFFYVVSLVFYYFFKQKNYNMLQTATLLALIHGWIRFAFIARNNTLIIKNLDYVKASETMGASKIRIIFRHIFPEVFSSISSIIPLQMARSLTTFEVVSFLQKQDKNLYPSLGELLKYMEMGNKYLWIWINPLLILVGINIILAAINLRLRKKMKHLISS, encoded by the coding sequence ATGAAAATAGATACAATAACAAAAAAAATTTACATTGTAATCTTTAGCCTATTTATTGTGTTACTAATCATTACTCCTGAACTAGTTAATGAAAATTCAAAAATTGCAATCTACAAAAAAAATCCAAATAAAGTATACTTAAAATTTATTAAAAATAAACCTACACCACCTACAAAAGACAACCCACTAGGAATTGACAAAATGGGCAGAGATATTATGGCAAGACTAATAATTGCAACCAGAAATTCCATTCTACTTTCACTCAGCTACGCAACAATTTCTGCAATAATTGGAATCTTTATAGGAACAATAATTGGCATGTTTGGTTTTGAAATTAGCATGCTAATTTCAAAACCAATTGAAGCTTTGCAAACATTGCCTTTCTTTTATGTTGTGTCTCTAGTTTTTTACTACTTTTTTAAACAAAAAAATTATAATATGCTTCAAACAGCAACACTATTAGCCTTGATTCATGGATGGATTAGATTTGCATTTATTGCAAGAAATAATACCTTAATAATAAAAAATTTAGATTATGTTAAAGCCAGTGAAACTATGGGAGCAAGTAAAATTAGAATAATATTCCGACACATCTTCCCAGAAGTATTCTCGTCAATATCGTCTATAATACCATTGCAAATGGCAAGAAGTCTTACTACCTTTGAAGTAGTAAGCTTTTTACAAAAACAAGATAAAAATCTATATCCCAGTCTTGGAGAATTACTAAAATACATGGAAATGGGCAATAAATATCTATGGATATGGATCAATCCTCTACTCATATTAGTAGGAATTAACATAATCCTAGCAGCGATAAATTTAAGACTAAGAAAGAAAATGAAACATTTAATATCATCTTAA
- a CDS encoding peptide ABC transporter permease: MIIFISKNTIYLIINLICASFFCASLVDFFSNENQYTPFVKTNILKRYLKYIGICKSIKRYILIHDFNSKAKLKKNCFLKHIAGNSYIIYETKNEGILWGDYRYSLLSKGKPTIKIIFKKIFNTLKVSIPGALLSYIAAILLIIIWKIYIKNNLINNLLEYLMLLLHSMPRNLTVFLILSLIYYLNLNPKNLIIGGFAWFFSFFIFNAVIFKQSLEKTLSEFYIKTAKSRGISNLQIILKHALIPSITPLLTNMRPILTTAFFGASVIESMFEIDGIGALYLNALKLNDYAISKDLIFIGVFIMLIPNLITDILIYKINPYKDTLN; encoded by the coding sequence TTGATAATATTTATTTCTAAAAATACAATATATCTGATAATTAATTTGATTTGTGCATCGTTTTTTTGCGCCTCGCTAGTAGATTTTTTTTCAAATGAAAACCAGTATACTCCTTTTGTTAAAACAAATATCTTAAAAAGATACTTGAAGTACATTGGAATATGCAAAAGTATAAAAAGATATATCCTGATACATGACTTCAACTCAAAAGCAAAACTAAAGAAAAATTGCTTTTTAAAGCATATTGCTGGCAATTCATATATAATATATGAAACAAAAAATGAAGGAATATTATGGGGTGATTATCGATACTCTCTGCTGAGCAAAGGAAAGCCAACCATAAAAATAATTTTTAAAAAAATTTTCAATACTTTAAAAGTTTCAATTCCAGGCGCCTTACTATCTTACATTGCAGCAATACTTCTTATTATAATTTGGAAAATTTATATAAAAAACAACCTTATAAATAATTTACTAGAATATCTAATGCTACTACTCCATTCCATGCCACGAAACCTAACAGTATTTTTAATACTGTCTTTAATATACTATTTAAATTTAAATCCAAAAAATTTAATAATAGGTGGATTTGCTTGGTTTTTTTCATTTTTTATATTTAATGCTGTAATTTTTAAACAATCTCTTGAGAAGACTTTATCAGAATTTTACATAAAAACTGCAAAATCAAGAGGAATAAGTAACTTGCAAATAATCTTAAAACATGCATTAATCCCATCAATAACACCATTACTTACAAATATGAGGCCTATTCTCACAACAGCTTTTTTTGGAGCATCTGTCATTGAATCAATGTTTGAAATTGATGGAATTGGGGCCTTATACCTAAATGCATTAAAACTAAACGACTATGCTATTTCTAAAGATTTAATTTTTATTGGTGTTTTCATCATGCTTATTCCAAATTTAATAACAGATATACTAATTTACAAAATCAACCCATATAAAGATACTCTAAACTGA
- a CDS encoding septum formation initiator family protein, with product MTTAKKIAMSFYSGIISYFIIAPIFGERGFVNYQQLNNNLTLMKNHIEKLKEIQKELKARYVNLQVSKSEILKEANKLGYYPKNSTVIKTNNDKDKHNQGQILTLQKPPTKNQNFYFISIAIGLIYYFLSSCIVQTKSITKNNKFASNNDSKG from the coding sequence ATGACTACTGCTAAAAAAATTGCAATGTCTTTTTACTCTGGAATAATAAGCTATTTTATAATAGCTCCCATATTTGGAGAGAGAGGATTTGTTAACTACCAACAATTGAATAACAATTTAACATTAATGAAAAATCATATCGAAAAACTAAAAGAAATTCAAAAAGAATTAAAAGCAAGATATGTTAATTTGCAAGTATCTAAATCAGAAATTCTAAAAGAAGCAAACAAATTGGGCTACTACCCAAAAAACTCAACAGTAATAAAAACCAACAACGATAAAGATAAGCACAACCAGGGACAAATATTAACCTTACAAAAACCTCCTACCAAAAATCAAAATTTTTACTTTATATCAATAGCAATCGGTTTAATTTATTATTTTTTATCAAGTTGCATTGTGCAAACAAAGAGCATTACAAAAAACAATAAATTTGCTTCCAATAATGATTCTAAGGGTTAG
- a CDS encoding N-acetylglucosamine-6-phosphate deacetylase, translating to MTKPKIFSINKEKIKILIIVVLTSTFLLGIIFSNENKVARILEEKFFDFDLNLISKIETELEGTLTKLDKDWILTYNKQTIPVDNKKVDSLIKALDELQKNKLVSKDQKKHKELGIGENPSFKLFDNNNKLLTEIFVGKSGEGDSRLAYIKGSDENVYLTKNIFLSYKGNSYNTFSDTTLFQEKNTKLENLSFKIIKKFNTENENNIKNNYEITTKDGLYFLNNQAIKKERPLNIIAEFKADGLEIDKSKINEYQLQYRIEVKWSNKSVNNIEVYFNKNEENDKDILIKKDKDEHYYITSKWTFFDVFNLEKKLTEKNNISSNDNQEDHHEHHNNTD from the coding sequence ATGACAAAGCCAAAAATATTCTCAATTAATAAAGAAAAAATAAAAATACTGATAATAGTAGTGTTAACATCCACATTCTTGTTGGGAATAATTTTTTCAAATGAAAATAAAGTAGCAAGGATTCTGGAAGAAAAATTTTTCGATTTTGACTTAAATTTAATTTCTAAAATTGAAACAGAACTTGAAGGAACACTAACAAAACTTGATAAAGATTGGATATTAACATATAACAAACAAACTATTCCTGTTGACAATAAAAAAGTTGACTCTCTAATCAAAGCATTAGACGAACTTCAAAAAAATAAACTTGTAAGTAAGGATCAAAAAAAGCACAAAGAACTGGGTATTGGGGAAAACCCAAGCTTCAAATTATTTGATAATAATAACAAACTATTAACAGAAATTTTTGTTGGGAAATCAGGAGAAGGCGATTCAAGATTGGCATACATTAAAGGCAGTGACGAAAATGTTTACTTAACAAAAAATATTTTCTTATCATATAAAGGCAATTCATATAATACATTTTCAGATACTACATTATTTCAAGAAAAAAACACAAAATTAGAAAATTTATCATTCAAGATAATAAAAAAATTTAACACGGAAAATGAAAATAATATAAAGAATAACTACGAAATTACCACTAAAGATGGGCTTTATTTCTTAAATAACCAAGCAATAAAAAAAGAAAGGCCTTTAAATATTATTGCCGAGTTTAAAGCTGATGGTCTTGAAATTGATAAATCTAAAATAAATGAATATCAACTTCAATACAGAATTGAAGTCAAATGGAGCAATAAAAGTGTTAACAATATTGAGGTTTACTTTAATAAAAACGAAGAAAATGACAAAGATATATTAATTAAAAAAGATAAAGATGAGCATTACTACATTACTAGCAAATGGACTTTTTTTGATGTATTTAACTTAGAAAAAAAATTAACAGAAAAAAATAATATTTCCAGCAATGATAATCAAGAAGATCACCATGAGCATCACAACAATACAGATTAA
- a CDS encoding membrane protein: MKIDLKQSLSLSKKELKILFGTPTAYVVMLFFLIFINFSFIFLSGFFIKDNASLTSYFSSMPIILMLVLPALSMGVFSEEHKTGSIELLYALPLSPQEIVLGKFITLKIFTLILFSLTLPLTIMTIFMGEFDLGIIFLQYLGIILYSLSVLSMGTFISSVTKSQIVSYILTVFTLILILFSGKLVMIFGKENIIGEILNFISITNHFSYFNMGILNLSDFVYFITLTIMFLILSTHSITLKKWR, translated from the coding sequence ATGAAAATAGATTTAAAGCAATCTTTATCGCTTTCTAAAAAAGAGCTAAAAATATTATTTGGAACTCCAACTGCATACGTTGTGATGCTATTTTTTTTAATATTCATAAACTTTTCATTTATTTTTCTATCAGGATTTTTTATTAAAGATAATGCATCTCTTACCTCTTATTTCTCTTCAATGCCCATTATTTTAATGTTAGTACTACCAGCACTTAGCATGGGAGTATTCTCAGAAGAACATAAAACAGGAAGTATTGAACTTCTTTATGCCCTACCATTAAGCCCTCAAGAGATAGTCTTAGGCAAATTTATTACGCTTAAAATATTTACTTTGATACTATTCTCACTTACACTACCTCTTACAATAATGACAATTTTCATGGGCGAATTTGATCTTGGAATAATATTCCTTCAATATTTGGGAATAATTCTTTATTCTCTTTCAGTACTAAGCATGGGAACATTTATTTCCTCTGTTACAAAAAGTCAAATAGTGTCTTATATACTAACAGTATTTACACTTATATTAATACTATTTTCTGGAAAATTAGTTATGATTTTTGGGAAAGAAAATATAATAGGCGAAATACTTAATTTTATTTCAATAACCAATCACTTCAGCTATTTTAATATGGGAATATTAAACTTATCAGACTTTGTTTATTTTATTACATTAACAATAATGTTTCTAATATTAAGCACGCATAGCATAACACTAAAAAAATGGAGATAA
- a CDS encoding ABC transporter ATP-binding protein — translation MINVEKVTKMYGSFTALFNVSFKVEEGEVLGILGPNGAGKSTLIKILTSFHYPNKGNVKIFGKDIVEDSKEILQQIGYVPEKLALYPELSVKEYLKFISEIKGVKNLKKEIDKVINVFKLKEVEDKLISQLSKGFKQRVGIAGALINNPKLVILDEPTNGLDPNQIIEFKEFLKELAQKSTILFSSHILSEVESICKRIIIVNNGVIVADDTKENIIKNKLKEIEIELIVSKNSGNEKAFFNSKNDIFTLIQIEEYQKDLNISLKLSQGKTEEDLFSYIVKNNVILKAMIPRHESLEQIFSKLTKEGKK, via the coding sequence ATGATAAATGTAGAAAAAGTTACCAAAATGTATGGCTCATTTACAGCACTATTTAATGTTAGCTTTAAAGTTGAGGAAGGCGAAGTTCTTGGCATACTTGGCCCAAACGGAGCGGGAAAGTCAACATTAATTAAAATCTTAACATCATTTCACTATCCAAACAAAGGTAATGTGAAAATTTTCGGGAAAGACATTGTAGAAGATTCAAAAGAAATACTACAACAAATAGGATATGTTCCTGAAAAATTAGCTCTTTATCCAGAACTTTCTGTTAAGGAGTATTTAAAGTTCATATCAGAGATAAAAGGTGTTAAAAACTTAAAAAAAGAAATTGATAAGGTAATAAACGTATTCAAATTAAAAGAAGTTGAAGATAAGCTAATTTCTCAGCTTTCAAAAGGATTTAAACAAAGAGTAGGAATAGCAGGTGCTCTAATAAACAATCCCAAACTTGTAATACTAGATGAGCCTACAAATGGTCTTGATCCTAATCAAATAATTGAATTTAAAGAATTTTTAAAAGAACTAGCCCAAAAAAGCACAATATTATTCTCTTCGCACATATTAAGCGAAGTAGAATCTATTTGCAAAAGAATAATTATTGTCAACAACGGGGTGATTGTTGCTGATGATACAAAAGAAAATATTATTAAAAATAAACTTAAAGAAATTGAAATAGAATTAATAGTTTCAAAAAATTCTGGAAATGAAAAGGCATTTTTCAATAGCAAAAATGACATTTTTACATTAATACAAATTGAAGAATACCAGAAAGATTTAAACATTTCATTAAAACTGTCCCAAGGCAAAACAGAAGAAGATCTTTTTAGCTACATAGTAAAAAATAATGTAATCTTAAAAGCAATGATCCCAAGACATGAAAGCCTTGAACAAATATTTAGCAAATTAACCAAGGAGGGAAAAAAATGA
- a CDS encoding ribonuclease Z translates to MGFNINIIGTGGTRPLHNRYLTSVLIEYNGDNFLFDCGEGTQMSLRKQKISWQKIKMICITHLHADHITGLLGIVMLMSQSGETRKEPLIIAGPVGIKNYTKANIDMLKIYKNYEIIYKEIIIDKTEKIIYEDKTKKIEYTRLKHSIECVGYLFIEKDKPGKFNTKKAEELNIPKGPVRKNLQDGKEIIINGKIIKPSEILGEPTKGLKVAYITDTGYFKELIQQIKNFNLVIIESTFKNELKKEADKKLHLTAVGAANIVKQAKVLQTGLIHFSERYTLKKDLENLLKEAKLEYPDGEIFLTKDGMRLEASKNNFIIK, encoded by the coding sequence TTGGGATTTAACATTAATATTATAGGAACTGGAGGAACAAGACCACTCCACAATAGATATTTGACATCTGTGCTAATTGAATACAATGGAGATAACTTCTTATTCGATTGTGGAGAAGGAACTCAAATGTCTTTAAGAAAACAAAAAATATCTTGGCAAAAAATAAAAATGATTTGCATTACTCACTTACATGCCGATCACATTACAGGACTACTTGGAATAGTAATGCTAATGTCACAAAGTGGAGAAACGCGAAAAGAACCATTAATAATCGCTGGACCTGTTGGAATAAAAAATTATACAAAAGCTAATATAGATATGCTTAAAATCTACAAAAATTATGAAATAATCTACAAAGAAATAATCATAGACAAAACCGAAAAAATAATATATGAAGACAAAACAAAAAAAATTGAATACACCAGGCTAAAACATTCAATAGAATGCGTTGGATATTTATTTATAGAAAAAGATAAACCCGGCAAATTTAATACAAAAAAAGCAGAAGAGTTAAATATCCCTAAAGGACCTGTTAGAAAAAACCTGCAAGATGGGAAGGAAATAATAATAAACGGGAAAATTATAAAGCCATCAGAAATACTTGGGGAACCTACAAAAGGATTAAAAGTTGCTTACATTACAGATACTGGTTATTTTAAAGAATTAATACAACAAATCAAAAATTTTAACCTTGTAATAATTGAGAGTACATTTAAAAATGAACTTAAAAAAGAAGCAGATAAAAAGCTACACCTAACAGCTGTTGGAGCTGCAAATATTGTCAAGCAAGCAAAAGTTCTACAAACAGGACTTATTCATTTTAGTGAAAGATATACATTAAAAAAAGATCTCGAAAACTTACTAAAGGAGGCAAAATTGGAATATCCAGATGGAGAAATCTTTTTAACAAAAGATGGGATGAGACTTGAAGCAAGTAAAAATAACTTTATTATTAAATAG